Proteins encoded in a region of the Podarcis muralis chromosome 2, rPodMur119.hap1.1, whole genome shotgun sequence genome:
- the LOC144326646 gene encoding uncharacterized protein LOC144326646 gives MGITKKPYKFMEFEKREEKQFESMECGKSFTDSGTLGKHQRTHTGEKPFKCMECGKSFGWSSNLRIHKHTHTGEKPYECKECGKSFSQIGHLRNHQRTHTGEKPYKCMECGKSFTDSGTFRKHQQTHTGEKPFKCMECVKSFSQRRSLIIHQRIHTGEKPFECLECGKSFSTKRGLNIHHKTHTGEKPFKCILCEKSFTVSRTLRIHHRTHTGEKPYKCMDCGKRFSHSETLRKHKRTHTGEKPFKCMECGKSFIDGKALNIHNQTHTGEKSFECMDCGKRFTYSETLRIHQRTHTGEKPFKCKECGKSFTSSGAVRRHQWTHSGEKPFKCMECGKSFIERRELRTHHQTHTGEKPFKCMLCDKSFTENRKLRIHHRTHTGEKPYKCMDCGKRFSHSETLRKHQRTHTGEKPFKCMECGKSFIDGTALNIHNQIHTGEKSFECKECGKGFTSSGSVRRHQWTHSGEIPFKCMECGKSFIERRELRTHHQTHTGEKPFKCKECGKGFTNVGNVRRHQRTHTGETISMYGELKEFLSEWNPNFTDRKLRQHQQTHSGTSK, from the coding sequence atgggaataacgaagaaaccatataaattcatggaatttgaaaagagagaggagaaacaatttgaaagtatggagtgtgggaagagtttcactgACAGTGGAACACTTGGAAAACATCAGCgtactcacacaggagagaaaccatttaaatgcatggagtgtggaaaaagctttggtTGGAGTTCAAACCTTCGTATACATAAacacactcacacaggggagaaaccatatgaatgtaaggagtgtggaaagagcttcagtcagattggACACCTTAGAAACCATCaacgaacccacacaggggaaaaaccttataaatgtatggagtgtggaaagagcttcaccgatAGTggaacatttagaaaacatcaacagacacacacgggcgagaaaccattcaaatgcatggaatgtgtaaagagcttcagtcagaggagAAGCCTTATAatccatcaacggattcacacaggggagaaaccatttgaatgtttggagtgtggaaagagtttcagtacaAAGAGGGGACTGAATATTCATCATaaaactcacactggggaaaaaccatttaaatgtatactgtGTGAGAAGAGCTTCACTGTTAGTAGAACACTTAGAATCCAtcatcgaactcacacaggggaaaaaccatataaatgtatggattgtggaaagagattcagtcacagtgaaacactgagaaaacataaacggactcacacaggggagaaaccgtttaaatgcatggaatgtggaaagagctttattgaTGGTAAAGCACTTAATATCCATaatcaaactcacacaggggaaaaatcatttgaatgtatggattgtggaaagagattcacttACAGTGAAACACTTAGAatccatcaacggactcacacaggggagaaaccatttaaatgtaaagagtgtggaaaaagcttcacttcTAGTGGAGCAGTAAgaagacatcaatggactcactcaggggaaaaaccatttaaatgcatggaatgtggaaagagttttattgAGAGGAGAGAGCTGAGAACCCAtcatcaaactcacacaggggagaaaccatttaaatgtatgctgtgtgatAAGAGCTTCACTGAGAATAGAAAACTTAGAATCCAtcatcgaactcacacaggggaaaaaccatataaatgtatggattgtggaaagagattcagtcacAGTGAAACactaagaaaacatcaacggactcacacaggggaaaaaccatttaaatgcatggaatgtggaaagagctttattgaTGGTACAGCACTTAATATCCATAATcaaattcacacaggggaaaaatcatttgaatgtaaggagtgtggaaagggcttcacttCTAGTGGATCAGTAAGAAGACATCAGTGGACTCACTCAGGTGAaataccatttaaatgcatggaatgtggaaagagtttcattgAGAGGAGAGAGCTGAGAACCCAtcatcaaactcacacaggggagaaaccatttaaatgtaaggagtgtggaaagggcttcaccaatgttggaaatgttagaagacatcaacggactcacacgggagaaaccatttcaatgtatggagagTTGAAAGAGTTTCTTTCAGAGTGGAACCCTAATTTCACAGACAGGAAACTTAGacaacatcaacagactcactcggggacaagcaaataa